One Brumimicrobium sp. DNA window includes the following coding sequences:
- a CDS encoding META domain-containing protein produces MTKRSRIVIAIVAIGLTACGTSKSIQKNYQDLIQGTWIVESMEGKEVDNAVRKPYFIVEGNTISGNGGCNSYSSNIEKLTSKEILLGKTVATLMACSDENKEDIYFQLLDKVNAYKIVDDKLIIRDASGNEILTFKRDNMVAIKKELSGEWNVKSIYEKEVTDVETRPTINFDFNEGRVFGIDACNNYFGAIKNITGKTLELGLIGSTRKMCADMTIPDSFSKALNEVVSYQLKEEELILINETGNHVLTFIR; encoded by the coding sequence ATGACAAAAAGAAGTAGAATTGTAATAGCAATCGTAGCAATTGGATTAACTGCTTGTGGGACAAGCAAAAGCATACAGAAAAATTATCAAGATTTAATTCAAGGTACTTGGATAGTTGAATCAATGGAAGGAAAGGAGGTGGATAATGCCGTTAGAAAACCTTATTTCATAGTGGAGGGTAATACAATTTCTGGAAATGGTGGTTGCAATTCTTATTCAAGTAATATAGAGAAACTAACTTCTAAAGAAATTCTATTAGGGAAAACCGTAGCTACTCTCATGGCTTGTTCCGATGAAAATAAAGAAGATATCTATTTTCAATTATTAGATAAAGTGAATGCTTACAAAATTGTGGATGATAAACTCATTATACGAGATGCTAGTGGAAATGAAATTCTGACTTTTAAAAGGGATAACATGGTAGCTATTAAGAAAGAATTAAGTGGAGAATGGAACGTTAAAAGCATCTATGAGAAAGAAGTGACTGATGTAGAAACACGTCCTACAATCAACTTCGATTTTAACGAAGGAAGAGTATTTGGGATAGATGCTTGTAATAACTACTTTGGAGCAATCAAAAACATTACAGGAAAGACATTAGAATTGGGTTTAATTGGCTCTACACGTAAGATGTGTGCAGATATGACCATTCCAGATAGTTTTTCAAAGGCTTTGAATGAGGTAGTTTCTTATCAATTAAAAGAGGAAGAATTAATTCTTATAAATGAAACGGGAAATCACGTCCTAACTTTCATTAGATAA
- the pntB gene encoding Re/Si-specific NAD(P)(+) transhydrogenase subunit beta, whose amino-acid sequence MISGGIQTAAYLFASILFILSLGGLSSQESAKRGVLFGIVGMIIAVLATILGVEDGQNGYVYIIIALAIASLIGIMVARKVEMTAMPQLVAILHSFVGLAAVLVGFGSYIDPHSQALEGVEKNIHLVEVFAGVFIGALTFTGSIIAWGKLDGKIRSKPLLYPGRHAVNIILVIASIVLGVLFTNAPGTEGMLYLIIMTAISSFIGVMLVMAIGGADMPVVVSMLNSYSGWAAAAAGFMLSNDLLIVTGALVGSSGAILSIIMCEAMNRSFFSVIFGGFGSAPAATGSQEIEGEITSVTHEATAELLESANSVVIVPGYGMAVAKAQYPIFEMVEFLRGQGKEVRFAIHPVAGRLPGHMNVLLAEAKIPYDIVLEMDEINDDLPNTDVVMVIGANDVVNPGAIDDASSPIYGMPVIHAWEAKKVIVMKRSMAVGYAGVENPLFYKDNTDMLYGDAKDSVIKINTLLHK is encoded by the coding sequence ATGATTAGTGGAGGAATTCAAACAGCAGCCTATTTATTCGCAAGTATCTTGTTTATATTGAGCTTGGGAGGTTTATCTTCTCAAGAATCTGCCAAAAGAGGTGTTCTTTTTGGAATTGTAGGTATGATTATCGCCGTTTTAGCAACTATCTTAGGAGTTGAAGACGGACAAAATGGATATGTATATATTATTATTGCTCTAGCTATTGCTTCTTTGATTGGAATCATGGTAGCGCGTAAAGTAGAAATGACAGCTATGCCTCAGTTAGTTGCTATCTTACACAGTTTTGTTGGATTAGCAGCAGTATTAGTTGGTTTTGGTTCTTATATAGATCCTCACAGCCAAGCTCTAGAAGGTGTAGAAAAGAATATTCATTTGGTAGAAGTTTTTGCAGGTGTTTTCATCGGTGCATTAACATTCACAGGTTCTATTATTGCTTGGGGTAAGTTAGATGGGAAAATAAGAAGTAAACCTTTATTATATCCTGGAAGACATGCTGTAAATATCATCTTAGTAATAGCTTCCATTGTGTTAGGAGTTCTATTTACTAATGCGCCAGGTACTGAGGGAATGTTGTACTTGATAATCATGACAGCTATCTCTTCTTTTATAGGAGTGATGCTTGTTATGGCAATCGGTGGTGCTGACATGCCTGTAGTTGTTTCTATGTTAAACTCCTATTCAGGATGGGCAGCTGCAGCGGCTGGTTTTATGCTAAGCAATGACCTATTGATTGTAACTGGAGCCTTAGTAGGTAGCTCAGGTGCCATTCTTTCCATCATCATGTGTGAAGCGATGAATCGTTCATTCTTCTCTGTGATTTTTGGAGGTTTCGGGAGCGCACCAGCAGCAACAGGATCACAAGAAATTGAAGGAGAAATCACTTCTGTTACGCATGAAGCTACCGCAGAATTATTGGAAAGTGCAAACTCAGTAGTAATCGTTCCAGGGTACGGAATGGCTGTAGCAAAAGCACAATATCCAATTTTTGAAATGGTTGAGTTTTTACGCGGACAAGGAAAGGAAGTAAGATTTGCTATTCACCCAGTTGCTGGTCGTTTACCTGGTCACATGAATGTATTATTAGCAGAAGCAAAAATTCCTTATGATATCGTATTGGAAATGGATGAAATCAATGATGACCTTCCTAATACCGATGTTGTTATGGTTATCGGTGCTAATGACGTAGTTAATCCAGGTGCAATAGATGATGCTTCTAGTCCGATATATGGAATGCCTGTAATTCACGCATGGGAAGCCAAGAAAGTAATCGTAATGAAGCGCTCGATGGCAGTTGGTTATGCTGGTGTAGAAAATCCTCTTTTCTATAAAGACAATACCGATATGCTTTACGGTGATGCAAAAGATAGCGTAATTAAGATAAACACTTTATTACATAAATAA
- a CDS encoding Re/Si-specific NAD(P)(+) transhydrogenase subunit alpha, giving the protein MIVGIPTEVSKEERRVAATPTTTKRLLKQGFEVIIEAGAGKRANFSDKEFEEAGAKIVGSAQNIYAESDIVLKVQAPTLEEVDMMKEGLVLLSYLWPDQNPSLMQKLAEKKVNAVAMDAVPRISRAQKMDVRSSMANIDGYRAVIEASFHFGRFLNGQITAAGKVDPAKVLVIGAGVAGLAAIGTANSLGAIVRAFDTRKEVAEQIQSMGAEFLTVNIDEDGATDSGYSKEMSDAFIKAEMELFLKQAQEVDIIITTAQIPGRPAPKLVMDYHVKAMKPGSVIVDLAASTGGNCEATKNGEIYTTDNGITIIGKLDQLPTQASQLYGNNLCHLLDDMGKGENFKIDMEDDVVSRAMVTYNGAINWPPKPLPVSPQKPKPVVKEVTPEELRAQEIAAIKKKTKSLFIQLGVVGAVLFLMGQFAPREFMQHFTVFVLAVFVGWQVIWNVSHSLHTPLMAVTNAISGIIVVGGLLQVLSPASSWDHPLTIIAFLAILVASINIVGGFFVTHRMLNMFKK; this is encoded by the coding sequence ATGATAGTTGGTATCCCAACCGAAGTTTCTAAAGAAGAACGAAGAGTTGCAGCCACTCCTACCACAACCAAGCGATTACTTAAGCAAGGCTTTGAAGTAATTATTGAAGCAGGAGCTGGTAAGAGAGCAAACTTTTCTGACAAAGAATTTGAAGAAGCTGGTGCAAAAATCGTTGGTTCTGCACAAAATATTTATGCAGAGTCTGATATTGTGTTAAAAGTACAGGCTCCTACGTTGGAAGAAGTGGACATGATGAAAGAAGGCTTGGTCCTTTTAAGTTATTTATGGCCAGACCAAAATCCAAGTTTAATGCAAAAACTTGCTGAAAAGAAAGTAAATGCAGTAGCAATGGATGCGGTTCCACGTATTTCAAGAGCTCAAAAGATGGACGTTCGTTCCTCTATGGCAAATATCGATGGATATCGTGCAGTAATTGAAGCTTCTTTTCATTTTGGAAGATTTTTAAATGGACAGATAACTGCCGCAGGTAAGGTTGATCCTGCAAAGGTACTCGTTATCGGAGCCGGAGTTGCAGGTTTGGCAGCTATTGGAACGGCTAACTCATTAGGAGCTATCGTACGTGCATTTGATACACGTAAGGAAGTGGCCGAACAGATTCAGTCTATGGGTGCAGAATTTTTAACTGTAAACATTGATGAAGACGGAGCTACTGATTCAGGGTATTCTAAAGAAATGAGTGATGCCTTTATCAAAGCAGAAATGGAGTTATTCCTAAAACAAGCACAAGAAGTTGATATTATTATCACAACTGCTCAAATTCCAGGAAGACCTGCTCCAAAGTTGGTAATGGATTATCACGTAAAAGCAATGAAGCCAGGTTCTGTTATAGTAGATTTAGCTGCTTCAACTGGAGGTAACTGCGAAGCCACAAAAAACGGAGAGATTTACACAACTGATAATGGGATAACCATTATTGGGAAATTGGATCAGTTACCAACACAAGCTTCTCAACTTTATGGAAACAACTTATGCCACCTACTCGATGACATGGGAAAAGGAGAAAACTTCAAAATCGATATGGAGGATGATGTAGTTTCTAGAGCTATGGTAACATATAATGGTGCTATTAATTGGCCACCAAAACCACTTCCTGTGAGTCCACAAAAACCAAAACCGGTTGTAAAGGAAGTTACACCAGAAGAATTAAGAGCTCAAGAAATTGCAGCTATTAAAAAGAAAACAAAATCTTTATTCATCCAATTAGGTGTTGTAGGTGCAGTATTATTTTTAATGGGACAATTTGCTCCTAGAGAATTTATGCAACATTTTACTGTATTCGTACTAGCAGTATTCGTAGGATGGCAAGTAATTTGGAATGTTTCGCACTCTTTACACACCCCTTTAATGGCTGTAACCAATGCTATTAGTGGTATTATCGTAGTTGGAGGATTACTTCAAGTGTTAAGTCCTGCAAGTAGCTGGGATCATCCACTAACAATTATTGCTTTTCTAGCAATCCTAGTGGCAAGTATCAATATCGTAGGTGGTTTCTTTGTAACTCACCGTATGTTGAATATGTTTAAAAAATAA
- a CDS encoding recombination regulator RecX, giving the protein MDQKEIRYSFLEAKQKIEAWCAYQDRCHSEVYKKLRSYGLDDEDTNALLADLIVNRFLDEQRFADSYVSGKFRIKKWGKIKIKTQLKFKQVPSSCIQSALNTIDSNEYFQTLYQLAEKKWKEKKGTPFQIKGKVVLYLQSKGYENDLIFSVLEEMEGNV; this is encoded by the coding sequence ATGGATCAAAAGGAAATCAGATATTCCTTTCTTGAAGCCAAACAAAAAATTGAGGCTTGGTGTGCTTATCAGGACAGATGCCATAGTGAAGTTTATAAAAAACTCCGCAGTTATGGACTGGATGATGAGGACACCAATGCTTTATTAGCCGACCTAATCGTTAATCGTTTCCTCGATGAACAACGCTTTGCAGATAGTTATGTGTCTGGAAAGTTTCGTATCAAAAAATGGGGGAAAATTAAAATAAAAACCCAGCTCAAATTCAAACAGGTACCTTCATCTTGTATTCAAAGTGCGTTAAATACAATAGATTCTAATGAATATTTTCAAACACTTTATCAATTAGCAGAAAAGAAATGGAAAGAAAAGAAAGGTACCCCGTTTCAAATCAAAGGAAAAGTTGTGCTATATCTACAGAGTAAAGGATATGAAAACGATCTTATCTTCTCAGTATTAGAGGAAATGGAAGGAAATGTCTAA
- a CDS encoding Rne/Rng family ribonuclease, whose product MNYELVVDSRKGSVWLALLKDGKLVELHEEKEQIDFAVGDIYHGKVRKIVPSLNACFVDVGYEKDAFLHYLDLGPQFLSLNKFTQQTLQGKQNVADLLYFKTENDIEKEGKIADVISSSQHIIVQVAKEPISSKGPRLSAEVTLAGRYLVLVPFSDKISVSQKIRDSKERERLKDIISNIKPKNFGVIIRTVAQNKKIELIDQDLKSLLEKWKTLHKNLQHSTPPRRVLGEINKASSILRDLLNSDFTDIHVNDDDLFDKMKSFISSFAPEREKIVKRYNGKLPIFEKFGINKQIKTLFGKKVPLPSGGYLIIEHTEAMHVVDVNSGNRKDAKGQESNALATNLEAAEELARVLQLRDMGGIVAVDFIDMHEKENNKALFDALKEFMKPDRAKHNILPPSRFGVIEITRQRVRPETDIETSEKCPVCDGTGEISASILFADEIETNLVYLLEDKKIKGLTLEVHPYIESHFKRGIFSKQVKWFFKYKKWIAVTGITNFHFMQYQFKDKDGKTIKI is encoded by the coding sequence GTGAATTACGAATTAGTAGTTGATTCCCGCAAGGGTAGCGTTTGGCTTGCACTACTAAAAGATGGAAAGCTTGTTGAGTTACACGAGGAAAAAGAACAGATTGATTTCGCCGTTGGTGACATTTACCACGGGAAAGTTCGGAAAATAGTACCTAGCCTAAACGCTTGTTTTGTCGATGTAGGATATGAAAAAGATGCTTTTCTACATTATTTAGACTTAGGACCTCAGTTTTTGTCACTCAATAAGTTTACCCAGCAAACATTGCAAGGCAAACAGAATGTGGCCGACTTGTTATACTTCAAGACCGAAAATGATATTGAAAAAGAAGGGAAAATTGCTGATGTAATTTCTTCTTCCCAACATATTATAGTACAGGTTGCAAAGGAACCTATTTCATCAAAAGGTCCTCGTTTAAGTGCAGAAGTAACATTAGCCGGACGCTATTTAGTACTCGTTCCTTTCTCAGATAAAATCTCTGTTTCACAAAAAATAAGAGACTCAAAAGAAAGAGAACGTTTAAAAGATATTATTAGCAATATTAAACCCAAAAATTTTGGGGTTATTATTCGAACTGTAGCTCAAAATAAAAAGATTGAGTTGATTGACCAAGATTTGAAAAGTCTCTTGGAGAAGTGGAAAACTTTGCATAAGAATTTGCAACATTCTACACCTCCTCGTAGAGTTTTAGGTGAGATAAACAAAGCATCTTCTATTCTAAGAGATTTGTTAAATTCTGATTTCACTGATATCCATGTCAATGATGATGATTTATTCGACAAGATGAAATCATTCATATCTTCTTTTGCGCCAGAAAGAGAAAAAATTGTTAAACGCTATAATGGCAAATTACCTATTTTTGAAAAGTTTGGCATCAATAAGCAAATCAAAACTCTTTTTGGTAAGAAGGTGCCACTTCCTAGTGGTGGCTATCTAATTATTGAGCATACTGAGGCTATGCACGTAGTGGACGTGAATAGCGGAAACAGGAAAGATGCTAAAGGTCAAGAAAGCAACGCACTTGCTACCAATCTAGAAGCTGCAGAAGAATTAGCTAGAGTTTTGCAGTTGCGAGATATGGGTGGAATTGTAGCTGTGGATTTCATTGATATGCACGAAAAAGAGAACAACAAGGCTCTTTTTGATGCATTGAAAGAATTTATGAAGCCAGATAGAGCAAAGCATAATATTCTTCCTCCTTCTCGATTTGGAGTAATTGAGATTACACGTCAACGTGTGAGACCTGAAACAGATATTGAAACTTCTGAAAAATGCCCTGTTTGTGACGGAACAGGAGAAATCAGTGCAAGTATTCTTTTTGCAGATGAAATCGAAACAAATCTTGTTTATCTACTAGAAGATAAAAAGATTAAAGGGCTTACTTTAGAGGTTCATCCATATATTGAGTCACACTTTAAACGTGGTATATTCTCAAAGCAAGTAAAATGGTTCTTTAAATACAAGAAATGGATAGCTGTAACTGGCATCACTAATTTCCATTTCATGCAATATCAGTTTAAAGACAAAGACGGGAAGACAATTAAAATATAA
- a CDS encoding integration host factor subunit beta has product MTKADIVAKISEETGLEKNEIQKTVETFMKEIRKSLAKGDNVYLRGFGSFVIKERAKKVGRDISRKKSIVIPAHNIPSFKPAKTFVEDVKKKVKVK; this is encoded by the coding sequence ATGACTAAAGCGGATATTGTAGCAAAAATTTCAGAAGAGACAGGTTTAGAAAAAAACGAAATACAGAAGACAGTTGAAACCTTTATGAAAGAGATTAGAAAATCTCTAGCAAAAGGAGATAATGTTTACCTAAGAGGCTTTGGTAGCTTTGTAATCAAAGAAAGAGCTAAAAAAGTAGGACGTGATATTTCTAGAAAAAAATCAATTGTTATTCCTGCTCATAACATTCCTTCATTCAAGCCTGCAAAGACTTTTGTTGAAGACGTAAAGAAGAAAGTAAAAGTAAAATAA
- the mutY gene encoding A/G-specific adenine glycosylase, producing MQDFYLQIRNWFRQNARELPWRQTNNPYKIWLSEIILQQTRVAQGINYYLKFIKTYPTVKELAEADEQEILKLWQGLGYYSRARNLHYAAKQVMDEFQGQFPSTYNDVLKLKGVGEYTAAAITSFAYNLPYPVLDGNAYRVLARYFNDSTPIDTSEGRKVFKKYITEVFDDSYPAEFNQAIMELGALVCTPLTPNCIICPLQESCLAFREGNPIDLPQKIQKVKIKHRFLHYLVCPAQLQLKKREKNDIWKNLYEFPMLEKENQKSDEEVRKDVWDAFGVQIRNKLCTDKHILSHQHLHTIFWEIDTAIVHPEILNIQLKDMEDFPIPRLIDRFLEENCKLFLK from the coding sequence ATGCAAGATTTTTATCTACAAATTCGTAATTGGTTTCGACAAAACGCGAGAGAGTTGCCTTGGAGACAGACAAATAACCCCTATAAAATATGGTTATCTGAGATTATTTTACAGCAAACTCGAGTTGCGCAAGGGATAAATTACTATTTAAAATTCATAAAGACATATCCTACTGTGAAAGAATTAGCAGAGGCCGATGAGCAAGAAATTCTAAAATTATGGCAGGGATTAGGCTATTATAGTAGAGCACGGAACCTGCATTATGCTGCAAAGCAAGTTATGGATGAATTCCAAGGTCAATTCCCTTCTACTTATAATGACGTTCTGAAATTAAAAGGAGTGGGGGAGTACACAGCTGCTGCTATTACTTCTTTTGCATACAATCTCCCATATCCTGTGCTCGATGGAAATGCATACCGAGTTTTGGCTCGTTATTTTAATGATAGTACGCCCATTGACACTTCAGAAGGTAGAAAGGTATTTAAGAAATATATTACAGAGGTTTTTGATGACAGTTATCCTGCTGAGTTTAACCAGGCGATTATGGAGTTAGGAGCCTTAGTTTGTACTCCCCTTACTCCAAACTGTATAATATGCCCTTTACAAGAATCTTGTTTGGCATTTAGAGAAGGAAACCCGATAGATTTACCTCAGAAGATTCAAAAAGTAAAGATAAAACACCGTTTTTTACATTATTTAGTTTGTCCTGCTCAACTTCAACTTAAGAAACGTGAAAAGAATGATATCTGGAAAAACCTGTATGAATTTCCTATGTTAGAAAAAGAAAATCAGAAAAGTGATGAAGAAGTTAGAAAGGATGTATGGGATGCTTTTGGGGTGCAAATAAGAAATAAGCTGTGTACAGATAAACACATACTCTCACATCAACATTTACATACTATCTTTTGGGAAATTGATACGGCAATTGTGCATCCAGAGATATTAAATATTCAACTAAAGGATATGGAGGATTTCCCTATTCCTAGATTAATAGATCGGTTCTTAGAGGAAAATTGTAAATTATTTTTAAAGTAA
- a CDS encoding single-stranded DNA-binding protein, whose product MAGSVNKVILIGNLGKDPEVRTLEHGVKLARFPLATSETFTDKTTGEKKSITDWHTIVVWRGLAEIAEKYLTKGKQVYIEGKLKTRSWQDEAGNMKYSTEIIADNMMMLSNRSIDESQKNPGFDSGDTPEKPSPLDGGMMEDEIDNLPF is encoded by the coding sequence ATGGCTGGTAGCGTTAACAAAGTAATCTTAATTGGAAATCTAGGGAAAGATCCTGAAGTGAGAACCTTAGAACATGGCGTTAAATTGGCTCGTTTCCCTTTAGCTACCTCAGAAACATTTACCGATAAAACGACAGGAGAAAAAAAGAGTATAACCGACTGGCATACTATTGTTGTTTGGCGTGGCTTAGCTGAAATTGCTGAAAAATATCTAACAAAAGGAAAGCAGGTGTATATTGAAGGGAAGTTAAAAACCCGTTCATGGCAAGATGAAGCTGGTAATATGAAATATTCTACTGAAATTATTGCAGACAATATGATGATGCTTTCTAATAGGTCAATAGATGAATCACAAAAGAATCCTGGATTTGATTCTGGAGATACTCCTGAAAAACCAAGCCCCCTTGATGGAGGAATGATGGAGGATGAAATTGACAATTTACCCTTTTAA
- the gldE gene encoding gliding motility-associated protein GldE, which translates to MDDTDPLSFFLFSHSINNEMSFWFSVVCLLLLLLGSALMSASEVAFFSLSPEEREEIKDSKGRKFELIMDWLGKPKTLLAIILISNNFINVSAVILASYIFNQIYPVDPLYIGVDYIRSIIEIGGITFILVLIGEITPKVYANRNALQVAKLMAQPLYIINKIPPFSWLRAFLVNGTDVILKYARKRKIDVSTAELESAIALTNEDDVTQEEQKILKGIVNFGNKDVKQIMRSRMDTVSIDGTVNYEELMKIILEHGYSRIPVYQEKFDNVLGILYVKDLLKHLSAPSDFEWSTLIRPALFVPENKKIDDLLKQFQEKKMHMAVVVDEYGGASGIVTMEDILEEIVGEITDEFDDEDIIYTKIDDSTYLFEGKTSLVDMYKVLDIDGKDFEDEKGESDSIGGFLVEHSGRILKNNESLKFGDFKFVVESSDKKRVKLVKVIKQK; encoded by the coding sequence ATGGATGATACGGATCCCCTGAGTTTTTTTCTTTTTTCACATTCGATTAACAACGAGATGAGTTTTTGGTTCTCAGTTGTATGTTTACTTCTCCTTTTATTAGGCTCGGCTTTGATGTCTGCATCTGAAGTTGCATTCTTTTCTTTAAGCCCGGAGGAACGTGAAGAGATAAAAGATAGCAAAGGAAGAAAGTTTGAATTAATTATGGATTGGCTCGGCAAACCAAAAACTTTGTTAGCAATTATATTAATATCGAATAACTTTATAAATGTATCGGCTGTTATATTAGCAAGTTACATATTTAATCAGATTTATCCTGTAGACCCTCTATATATAGGTGTAGATTATATACGCTCTATTATAGAAATTGGTGGGATTACTTTTATTTTGGTATTAATAGGCGAGATTACACCAAAGGTATATGCCAATCGCAATGCTTTACAAGTTGCTAAATTGATGGCACAACCACTTTATATTATTAATAAAATCCCTCCTTTTTCTTGGTTGAGAGCCTTCTTGGTAAACGGAACAGATGTCATATTAAAATATGCTAGGAAGCGTAAGATAGATGTGTCAACTGCGGAATTGGAATCGGCTATTGCATTGACCAATGAAGATGATGTTACTCAAGAAGAACAAAAAATTTTAAAAGGAATAGTCAACTTTGGAAATAAGGATGTAAAGCAAATTATGCGTTCTCGTATGGATACTGTATCTATTGATGGTACTGTTAATTATGAAGAGCTTATGAAAATTATCTTGGAACATGGATATTCTCGAATCCCTGTATATCAAGAAAAATTTGATAATGTATTGGGGATATTATACGTAAAAGATTTACTTAAGCATTTGAGTGCACCTTCCGATTTTGAGTGGTCAACTTTGATACGACCTGCCCTCTTTGTGCCAGAGAATAAGAAGATTGATGATTTATTAAAACAATTTCAAGAAAAGAAAATGCACATGGCCGTAGTAGTTGATGAATATGGAGGTGCTTCGGGTATTGTGACTATGGAAGATATTTTGGAAGAGATTGTGGGAGAAATTACAGATGAATTTGATGATGAAGATATTATCTATACGAAAATAGATGATTCTACCTATCTGTTTGAAGGGAAAACTTCTCTAGTTGACATGTATAAAGTACTTGATATTGATGGAAAAGATTTTGAGGATGAAAAAGGAGAATCAGACTCTATTGGAGGCTTCCTTGTAGAACATAGTGGTAGAATCCTGAAAAATAATGAAAGTTTGAAATTTGGAGATTTTAAATTCGTTGTAGAATCATCTGATAAGAAAAGAGTCAAATTGGTTAAAGTTATTAAGCAGAAATAA
- a CDS encoding gliding motility lipoprotein GldD translates to MIQLKKAHISIIIGLSIMTACTQQQTFIPKPPTYLELQFPERTYSIYQDNCGYSFSKPSYFTIKEANNSPCNRDIDFGMLNGVLFLSRMDMDTSLSAYINYALGKIDEHKIKATAIYDSTFIRKEDKVYGTFFELQGNVASPFQFYLTDSTSRFVSGVVYFNTRPNYDSIKPVLNFVKKDLYEFMNTLKWDN, encoded by the coding sequence ATGATACAACTGAAAAAGGCGCATATCTCTATTATTATTGGACTTTCTATCATGACTGCTTGTACGCAACAACAAACATTTATTCCCAAACCCCCTACTTATCTTGAGCTCCAATTTCCAGAGCGTACTTATTCTATCTATCAGGATAACTGTGGCTACAGTTTTTCCAAGCCTAGTTATTTTACAATTAAAGAAGCAAATAATTCACCATGTAACCGCGATATTGATTTTGGAATGCTAAATGGAGTTTTGTTTCTGAGTAGAATGGATATGGACACTAGCCTATCAGCATATATTAATTACGCCTTGGGTAAAATTGATGAACATAAGATTAAGGCTACTGCGATTTATGATTCCACTTTTATTCGTAAAGAGGACAAAGTGTATGGTACTTTCTTTGAACTACAAGGAAATGTTGCGTCGCCTTTTCAGTTCTATCTCACGGATTCCACTAGCCGCTTTGTAAGTGGAGTTGTTTACTTTAATACTCGCCCTAATTACGATTCTATTAAGCCTGTATTGAATTTTGTAAAGAAAGACTTATATGAATTTATGAATACCCTAAAATGGGATAACTAA